A window of Candidatus Cloacimonadota bacterium contains these coding sequences:
- a CDS encoding 4Fe-4S binding protein, with protein sequence MKNRFVILTFLMLMFVLSLNIFSQAETQELAEFSGTIKNIGGDWYLNTGEDFFMLKLAPEEFLTENEITLEKNADIIVSGILTEYDEINAYKIVYNEVTLELLDAEGKALWEDATANEFYVVNQKNCIGCRLCVSNCPTNAISMVKGKAVIDAEKCIACGICANGDGNKFQGCPTNTISISE encoded by the coding sequence ATGAAAAACAGATTTGTAATACTTACTTTTCTGATGCTGATGTTCGTGCTATCACTGAACATATTTTCTCAAGCAGAAACTCAGGAACTTGCAGAGTTTTCCGGTACTATCAAAAATATCGGTGGTGACTGGTATCTGAACACAGGTGAGGATTTTTTCATGCTCAAACTGGCGCCGGAAGAATTTCTAACTGAAAACGAAATTACTTTGGAAAAGAATGCCGATATCATCGTTAGCGGCATCCTAACTGAATACGATGAAATTAATGCCTACAAAATCGTTTATAATGAAGTTACACTTGAACTTCTGGATGCTGAGGGAAAGGCTTTGTGGGAAGATGCTACTGCAAATGAATTCTATGTGGTAAATCAAAAAAACTGCATCGGCTGTAGATTATGCGTCAGCAATTGCCCGACAAATGCAATTTCTATGGTAAAGGGAAAAGCAGTTATCGATGCTGAAAAATGCATTGCCTGCGGAATTTGTGCCAATGGTGATGGTAATAAATTTCAGGGTTGCCCAACAAATACAATAAGTATTTCGGAATAA
- a CDS encoding pyrimidine/purine nucleoside phosphorylase, which yields MFKTNEYFDGKVRSIAFIDKKSEATIGVMAPGEYEFGTSKVEVMTVLTGQLTIQLPDCKEWKSYGPMESFTVQANKKFKVKVEDNTTYLCRYFKDCGCNCSC from the coding sequence ATGTTCAAAACAAATGAATATTTTGACGGTAAAGTAAGGTCAATTGCTTTTATCGATAAAAAAAGCGAAGCGACAATCGGTGTAATGGCACCCGGAGAATATGAGTTTGGAACTTCAAAGGTAGAAGTTATGACAGTGCTGACTGGTCAACTCACAATTCAATTGCCTGATTGTAAGGAATGGAAGAGTTATGGACCGATGGAATCATTTACAGTGCAAGCGAATAAGAAATTCAAAGTAAAAGTAGAAGATAATACGACATATCTCTGCCGTTATTTCAAAGATTGCGGCTGCAACTGCTCTTGTTAA
- a CDS encoding GNAT family N-acetyltransferase, translated as MKLLKFDNVDPFLEKTLPILREFELENNLIIGLAFILKNDPEIYPEKYLRAVENNGNIETIAVCTPPYKLLLYSKLKDPSQQLEPIAQDVKRNINIPGVLAANNTSRQFAKVWKKRENIDYSPGMSERIYKLDKIRFPKQPNGKMRLADENDFELLCKWAVAFHNEAVPDAPSKEIEKSITRKIERQQLAIWEDTIPVSLVGKFRPTINGISISMVYTPPEHRRKGYASALVAEFSRKLLDSGYKYITLFADLANPTSNSIYQRIGFEPVCDMQEYNFR; from the coding sequence ATGAAACTTTTAAAATTTGATAATGTTGATCCTTTTCTGGAAAAAACTCTACCAATCTTAAGGGAATTTGAATTAGAAAATAACTTGATCATTGGATTAGCATTTATTCTGAAAAATGATCCTGAGATATATCCAGAAAAATATTTGCGAGCTGTCGAAAATAACGGAAACATTGAAACTATTGCCGTCTGCACTCCACCATATAAATTATTACTTTACAGCAAGTTAAAAGATCCTTCACAACAATTGGAGCCGATTGCACAAGATGTAAAAAGAAACATTAACATTCCCGGAGTTCTGGCTGCAAATAATACTTCTCGTCAATTTGCCAAAGTTTGGAAGAAAAGAGAAAATATTGATTACTCTCCTGGAATGTCCGAAAGAATCTACAAATTAGATAAAATTAGATTTCCAAAACAACCAAATGGAAAAATGAGATTGGCAGATGAGAATGATTTTGAACTGCTCTGCAAATGGGCTGTAGCATTTCACAACGAAGCAGTTCCAGATGCGCCTTCCAAAGAAATAGAAAAATCAATAACAAGAAAAATTGAAAGACAGCAGTTAGCAATTTGGGAAGATACAATTCCTGTGAGTTTAGTTGGGAAATTTCGTCCGACAATCAATGGCATAAGTATAAGCATGGTTTACACTCCACCTGAACATCGCAGAAAAGGTTATGCTTCGGCTCTGGTAGCAGAATTCAGCAGGAAACTTCTTGATTCAGGATATAAATATATTACACTTTTTGCTGATCTTGCCAATCCTACTTCCAACAGCATTTATCAAAGAATTGGTTTTGAACCTGTTTGCGATATGCAGGAATATAATTTTAGGTAG
- a CDS encoding GNAT family N-acetyltransferase produces the protein MKIDFKNDLPEADQFYDLFITTGWNEDYKLTSSELYLALQNSYYVVCAYHKDEFVGLGRMLSDGIAHAVLFDVIVSPKFERNGIGSKIMKNLMTKCKELKIRDIQLFCADGKIEFYKKFGFVSRPQNAPGMEIRLRYK, from the coding sequence ATGAAGATTGATTTCAAGAACGATCTTCCGGAAGCCGATCAATTTTACGACCTTTTTATCACAACCGGCTGGAACGAAGATTATAAACTTACTTCATCTGAACTTTACCTAGCTCTTCAAAACAGCTATTACGTTGTTTGTGCCTATCACAAAGATGAATTTGTTGGTCTCGGCAGAATGCTGTCCGATGGAATTGCTCATGCTGTATTATTTGATGTTATCGTATCTCCAAAATTTGAACGAAACGGAATCGGCAGCAAGATCATGAAGAATTTAATGACAAAATGTAAAGAATTGAAAATTAGAGATATCCAACTATTTTGTGCTGATGGAAAGATAGAATTTTACAAGAAATTCGGTTTTGTTTCCAGACCGCAGAATGCACCTGGTATGGAAATAAGATTGAGATATAAATGA
- the thiS gene encoding sulfur carrier protein ThiS: protein MKKITVNGNEVDWLEGMTITDVLQKMNYTFKMLVIKVNGELVRKKDYDSTTIPAGADVKVIHLISGG from the coding sequence ATGAAAAAAATAACCGTTAACGGTAATGAGGTCGACTGGCTGGAAGGAATGACCATCACCGATGTTCTGCAGAAAATGAATTATACCTTTAAAATGCTGGTCATTAAGGTGAACGGGGAACTGGTGCGAAAAAAAGATTATGATTCAACTACGATACCCGCGGGAGCAGATGTGAAAGTCATCCATCTCATCAGTGGCGGATAA
- the thiF gene encoding sulfur carrier protein ThiS adenylyltransferase ThiF, with product MKKSDFFANHDPRIIPILQNSIVGIAGCGGLGSNAAFTLTRVGIGKLIFADFDKIEPSNLNRQQFFIDQIGYYKADALKANLSKISTFTEFEAYNIKLTEANIPEIFKDADIMVEAFDKAEMKEMLIDCWLEHFPQKPIIAASGLAGWGRNELLKTRKLENLYICGDEQTELQSGISPMAPRVGIVANMQVNLVLEILLKDL from the coding sequence ATGAAAAAATCTGATTTTTTTGCCAACCACGATCCTCGAATTATTCCAATATTACAGAATTCAATTGTTGGAATTGCCGGTTGCGGAGGTTTAGGTTCTAATGCAGCGTTTACTCTTACCAGAGTTGGTATTGGAAAGCTGATATTTGCTGATTTTGATAAAATTGAACCTTCCAACTTGAATAGACAGCAGTTTTTTATCGATCAGATTGGATACTATAAAGCCGATGCTTTGAAAGCTAACCTTTCTAAAATTAGTACTTTTACCGAATTTGAAGCTTACAACATTAAACTAACCGAAGCTAATATTCCAGAGATTTTTAAAGATGCAGACATCATGGTAGAAGCTTTTGATAAAGCCGAGATGAAGGAAATGCTGATCGATTGCTGGCTGGAACATTTTCCCCAAAAACCGATTATTGCTGCTTCCGGACTGGCTGGCTGGGGCAGGAATGAACTGCTCAAAACAAGAAAATTGGAAAATCTTTATATCTGTGGAGATGAGCAAACTGAATTACAAAGCGGTATCTCCCCTATGGCACCGAGAGTGGGAATTGTTGCCAATATGCAGGTAAACCTGGTTTTGGAAATACTTTTGAAGGATTTATGA
- a CDS encoding aldehyde:ferredoxin oxidoreductase, which yields MNYYNKPYDPKKIKEAHKLLAEFNYDIKPLVKGYAGQTLHINVGENKIETKPLKEDMKENFTGGRGFNLKLLWDAVNENTKWDSPENEICISAGPMGGITQYPGTGKSIVCGISPLTQAPVDSNVGGYFGPYLKFSGWDAIELQGIAEKDVIVYINGDEGKIQIFEAPEEDVNSHLIAEQMCDIFAKNEMDMKSIATVSAGTGAENSFFGCLNFSFYDRRRKVARLKQAGRGGLGTLFRHKKIKAVVCKFSGLNANNNQVEDLEKIKEVGAKYHRELYEEDDKQCDMRHVGTAHLVEIMDDYDLLPTHNYKFGSDPKTPKISSNVWREMFTQGIPDGCWYGCTMQCAKCVDGFTLKTGPYKGDIVSIDGPEYETAAAFGANMGIFDPHFVVEANFYCDTYGIDTISFGTCMAFIMECYENGIINKEITGGYDLSFGNGEEALHMLHQMAKGEGFGKTVGLGIRRLKKLFVEKYNADPDFLQAIGMECKGMEYSEYMTKESLAMQGGYGLALKGAQHDEAWLIFMDMVNNQIPTFEDKAEALHYFPMFRTWFGLQGLCKLPWNDVEPADNAETDEPAKVPGHVQNYVDIFNSVTGKNIDKNELILQSERVYNFQRVFNLRMGFGTREHDMIPYRSVGPVTIEEYESRQERYDKQLKEKWNYDIEGKTTEEKRNYLRKMREDAYQKLCDAVYKRRGWDNNGVPKIEKIKELGIDYPSVIEVLEKYYK from the coding sequence ATGAACTATTATAACAAGCCATACGATCCAAAGAAGATAAAAGAAGCTCATAAACTTCTGGCAGAATTTAATTATGATATAAAACCCCTGGTAAAAGGATATGCCGGTCAAACATTACACATTAATGTTGGCGAAAACAAAATTGAAACAAAGCCATTAAAAGAAGATATGAAAGAAAACTTTACCGGTGGTCGCGGTTTCAATTTGAAGCTTCTGTGGGACGCAGTTAATGAAAACACAAAATGGGATTCTCCTGAAAATGAAATTTGTATTTCTGCCGGCCCGATGGGTGGAATTACACAATATCCTGGAACTGGGAAATCAATAGTTTGCGGAATTTCACCACTTACTCAAGCTCCTGTTGATAGTAATGTTGGAGGATATTTTGGCCCTTATCTTAAATTTTCTGGCTGGGATGCCATTGAGTTGCAGGGCATTGCAGAAAAAGATGTAATTGTTTACATCAACGGTGATGAAGGAAAAATTCAAATATTTGAAGCTCCCGAAGAAGATGTGAATTCCCACCTGATAGCAGAACAGATGTGCGACATTTTTGCCAAAAATGAAATGGATATGAAATCTATTGCAACTGTAAGTGCAGGAACTGGTGCGGAAAACAGCTTTTTCGGCTGTCTTAATTTCAGTTTCTATGATCGTCGCAGAAAGGTAGCTCGCTTGAAGCAAGCTGGCCGTGGTGGTTTGGGAACGCTTTTCCGACATAAAAAAATTAAAGCTGTAGTATGTAAATTCAGTGGTCTGAATGCAAATAATAATCAGGTAGAAGATCTGGAAAAGATCAAAGAAGTTGGTGCAAAATATCATCGTGAACTTTATGAAGAAGATGATAAACAGTGCGATATGCGACACGTGGGAACGGCGCATTTAGTAGAGATCATGGACGATTATGATCTGCTTCCTACTCATAATTATAAATTTGGTTCCGATCCCAAAACACCCAAAATTTCTTCCAATGTATGGCGTGAAATGTTTACTCAGGGTATTCCAGATGGTTGCTGGTATGGCTGTACAATGCAGTGCGCAAAATGCGTTGATGGATTCACGTTGAAAACAGGCCCTTACAAGGGTGATATTGTTTCCATCGATGGACCGGAATACGAAACAGCAGCAGCGTTTGGTGCAAATATGGGAATTTTTGATCCACATTTTGTGGTAGAAGCTAACTTCTACTGTGACACTTACGGAATCGATACGATTTCCTTTGGAACCTGCATGGCTTTTATTATGGAATGCTACGAAAACGGAATAATCAATAAAGAAATTACCGGTGGTTACGATCTTTCCTTTGGAAATGGTGAAGAAGCACTTCACATGCTGCATCAAATGGCAAAAGGTGAAGGATTTGGAAAAACAGTAGGTTTGGGAATTCGCAGATTGAAGAAACTTTTCGTTGAAAAATATAATGCAGATCCTGACTTTTTGCAAGCCATTGGAATGGAATGTAAAGGAATGGAATATTCTGAATACATGACAAAAGAATCATTGGCAATGCAAGGTGGTTATGGCTTGGCTCTAAAAGGAGCACAACACGATGAAGCCTGGCTGATTTTCATGGATATGGTAAACAATCAGATTCCTACTTTTGAAGATAAAGCGGAAGCTCTACACTACTTCCCCATGTTCCGAACCTGGTTTGGCTTGCAGGGTCTTTGTAAACTTCCCTGGAATGATGTGGAACCTGCTGATAATGCTGAAACTGATGAACCGGCAAAAGTTCCCGGCCATGTTCAGAACTATGTGGATATTTTCAATTCCGTAACTGGTAAGAACATAGATAAAAATGAACTTATCCTGCAATCTGAAAGAGTTTACAACTTCCAGCGTGTTTTCAATCTTCGCATGGGATTTGGAACTCGTGAACACGATATGATACCGTATCGCTCTGTTGGTCCTGTTACGATCGAGGAATATGAATCCAGGCAAGAAAGATACGATAAGCAGCTTAAAGAAAAATGGAATTACGACATCGAAGGAAAAACTACAGAAGAGAAACGAAATTATCTTCGCAAGATGAGAGAAGATGCTTATCAGAAACTCTGCGATGCAGTTTACAAACGTCGCGGATGGGATAATAACGGTGTTCCTAAAATAGAAAAAATTAAGGAACTTGGCATCGATTATCCCAGTGTGATCGAAGTTCTGGAAAAATACTACAAATAA
- a CDS encoding 4Fe-4S binding protein, producing MKVLVWDKSKCIGCGTCEITCSKTWFKEENREKSRIKIKKVEDGFHGNACIQCGECTLVCPVEALTRDAKGIIRLNEKTCVGCLSCVGFCPTLSMFTVKDEPKPFKCIACGLCVKTCPADALSIQDQPDPLEKVFYRRHF from the coding sequence ATGAAAGTATTAGTTTGGGATAAATCCAAATGTATTGGTTGCGGAACTTGTGAAATAACTTGTTCCAAAACCTGGTTCAAAGAAGAAAACAGAGAAAAATCAAGAATCAAGATCAAAAAAGTTGAAGACGGATTTCATGGAAACGCCTGCATCCAATGCGGCGAATGCACACTGGTTTGTCCGGTAGAAGCATTGACTCGTGATGCAAAAGGCATTATCAGATTGAATGAAAAAACATGTGTAGGTTGTTTATCCTGCGTAGGTTTCTGTCCTACATTATCGATGTTTACAGTCAAGGATGAGCCAAAACCATTCAAATGTATCGCTTGTGGATTGTGCGTAAAAACCTGTCCAGCAGATGCGCTTTCTATCCAAGATCAACCCGATCCCTTAGAGAAAGTATTTTATAGGAGGCATTTCTAA
- a CDS encoding NAD+ synthase, whose translation MRNLNYDFEIEKIVKFIKRQLKNAGFKKIIVGLSGGIDSSVTAALAVKAIGKENVFGVLLPYKTSHPDSLKHALVVAKLLEIEHRIIDISPMVDAYFNSYEPEADFLRIGNRKARERMCVLYDLSAKKKALVAGTGNLSELMIGYCTQYGDGACAFETIGNLYKTEVFEIAGILGIPDEIINKNPTADLWEGQTDEDEMGITYKELDEILFQMLEEKKTDEQLIDSFGKEKIEKVKHMIKISEFKRNVPPSP comes from the coding sequence ATGCGAAACCTGAATTATGATTTTGAAATTGAGAAAATAGTAAAATTCATCAAAAGACAGCTCAAAAATGCCGGATTCAAGAAAATTATTGTTGGGCTTTCCGGTGGTATCGATTCTTCTGTTACTGCTGCTCTGGCTGTAAAAGCAATTGGAAAAGAAAATGTTTTCGGTGTTTTACTACCTTATAAAACCAGTCATCCAGATAGCCTGAAACATGCATTGGTGGTGGCTAAGCTGCTTGAAATCGAACATCGTATTATTGATATTTCGCCAATGGTAGATGCTTATTTCAATTCGTATGAACCGGAAGCTGATTTTTTGAGAATTGGAAATAGAAAAGCTCGGGAAAGAATGTGCGTTCTGTATGATCTTTCGGCCAAGAAAAAGGCACTTGTAGCCGGAACCGGTAATCTTTCGGAACTGATGATAGGTTATTGCACGCAATATGGCGATGGCGCTTGTGCTTTTGAAACAATTGGAAATCTTTATAAAACTGAAGTTTTTGAGATTGCTGGAATTTTGGGCATTCCAGATGAAATTATTAATAAAAATCCTACCGCAGATTTGTGGGAAGGGCAAACCGACGAAGATGAAATGGGGATTACCTACAAAGAATTAGACGAAATTTTATTCCAAATGCTGGAAGAGAAGAAGACTGATGAACAGCTGATAGATAGCTTCGGAAAGGAAAAGATCGAAAAAGTGAAACACATGATAAAAATTTCGGAATTTAAACGTAATGTACCTCCGAGTCCGTGA
- a CDS encoding tetratricopeptide repeat protein, with amino-acid sequence MSFFKSEKCSICKKHKGHRFCFRKGKDICWQDCNLMRVDGKCPQECEYTIQKTDALQLKTKADSIMEYQDLLKKQMDRWILLPQEVFGGEMPKNMSESESGRKRLTEFLNQFQINPVIPLNYLKEKLSLVNLKVISQEKNYEDIAVEFLNLIILQEWEKTIDFLKHKVVYQDNEFKSNYINRLDSLKYLKKATDFFLISSALSEDKKKALVYFDLNGKYDLTLLLERLDNSWIVLQKIFGKPELANSESQANQQIAIMLSKNKLSDAFELLKKYSSIYVDSADINYYWGMYYMFSNNTRRAASYLLNSIELDPDFLEAKALYATAILQEKQTEKAKKLFEEIIAANPKEIKSMNNLASIYIEEGNNEKARELLQQCLKIDPNFVYAKKNLEKLN; translated from the coding sequence TTGAGTTTTTTTAAATCGGAAAAATGTAGTATTTGTAAAAAACATAAAGGGCATCGTTTCTGTTTCAGAAAAGGCAAAGACATCTGCTGGCAGGATTGCAACCTGATGCGGGTTGATGGCAAATGTCCACAGGAATGTGAATATACTATTCAAAAGACAGATGCTCTGCAATTGAAGACTAAAGCAGATTCGATCATGGAATATCAGGATCTACTAAAGAAACAAATGGATCGCTGGATCTTATTACCTCAGGAAGTGTTTGGTGGTGAAATGCCAAAAAATATGTCTGAATCGGAATCCGGCAGAAAAAGGTTAACTGAATTCTTGAATCAATTTCAGATCAATCCAGTTATACCTCTAAATTATTTAAAAGAAAAGCTTTCACTTGTTAATCTTAAAGTAATTTCTCAAGAAAAAAATTACGAAGACATTGCTGTTGAATTTTTGAACTTAATAATTTTACAGGAATGGGAGAAAACAATTGATTTTCTGAAGCATAAAGTAGTTTATCAAGATAATGAATTTAAAAGCAATTATATCAATAGATTAGACAGCTTAAAATATTTAAAAAAAGCAACAGATTTCTTCTTGATTTCATCTGCTCTTTCCGAGGATAAAAAGAAAGCACTGGTATATTTTGATTTGAATGGAAAATATGATCTAACTCTGCTCCTGGAAAGGCTGGATAACTCCTGGATAGTATTACAGAAGATATTTGGTAAACCGGAACTTGCCAATTCCGAATCTCAAGCCAACCAGCAGATCGCGATCATGCTTTCCAAAAACAAGTTATCAGACGCTTTTGAACTCTTGAAAAAGTATTCTTCGATTTATGTAGATTCAGCAGATATAAATTATTACTGGGGAATGTATTACATGTTCAGCAATAACACCAGAAGAGCTGCGTCATATCTTTTGAATTCCATTGAACTCGATCCTGACTTCCTGGAAGCAAAAGCACTTTATGCTACTGCAATTTTGCAGGAAAAACAAACTGAAAAAGCTAAAAAACTATTCGAAGAAATAATCGCAGCAAATCCCAAAGAGATTAAAAGTATGAATAACCTGGCTTCAATTTACATCGAAGAAGGAAATAACGAAAAGGCCCGAGAGCTACTTCAGCAGTGTTTAAAAATTGATCCTAATTTTGTTTATGCGAAGAAAAATCTGGAAAAATTAAATTAA
- the metG gene encoding methionine--tRNA ligase, producing MKKENTKEKYLVTSALPYANGPLHIGHVAGAYLPADIFVRFQKILGNDVLYICGSDEHGAPISIKAEAEGVTPREIVDRYHESIKKSFDGLEIDFDNFSGTARKPHEKLAQEFFLNLYERGFVTQKTTKQWFDTEKQRFLADRYVEGECPFCGSEGARGDQCDSCGKLIDAVELKNPVSKISGSKPVIRETTHWYLNLPKFEKELKEWLNTKSYWKDNVLNFINNFLNEGLLERAITRDIDWGVPVPLEDADKKVLYVWFDAPIGYVSSTIEWAQKFGKPDLWKDYWLDKENTKLIHFIGKDNIIFHTIFFPSFLMEQDKPYVLPHDVPANEFLNLEGRKMSTSKNWTVWVNDFLKYFDGEYLRYYLAANAPETKDSDFYWKEFQQAINNDLANILGNLANRVFAFSKKYFDGKITKPEEFSETSQKVLNEAEKLVNEIKNSYQTYQVRKASKLCVDIARIGNKYFDETQPWKSIKESEEKANETLYVCAELLRLVSITFYPIIPKSSKKLRDLLGISSKIRWENIDENIDQYFIGEIAPLFRKIDDEEIDKQLEMLKAASKAAEKPKFNEHKPQITYEDFMKLEFRIVKVLEAANIPKSKKLLKLKVDVGNGEQRSVVAGISQHYEPEEMVGRKVPMLINLQPRKVMGVESQAMILAAHDEEKLTILVPEKNVKEGSEVS from the coding sequence ATGAAAAAAGAAAATACGAAAGAAAAATATTTAGTAACCAGTGCCCTTCCATATGCGAACGGACCTTTACATATCGGACACGTAGCTGGTGCATATTTACCGGCAGACATTTTTGTAAGATTCCAAAAGATTCTGGGAAATGATGTTCTCTACATCTGTGGAAGCGATGAACATGGAGCTCCCATTTCCATCAAAGCAGAAGCAGAAGGAGTTACTCCTAGAGAGATTGTAGATCGTTATCACGAAAGTATTAAAAAGAGTTTTGATGGTTTGGAAATTGATTTTGACAACTTCTCAGGTACGGCTCGCAAACCTCATGAAAAACTGGCTCAGGAATTTTTCCTGAATCTCTATGAGCGTGGTTTTGTAACTCAGAAGACAACAAAACAGTGGTTCGATACCGAAAAACAGCGTTTTCTGGCAGATCGATACGTGGAAGGTGAATGTCCTTTCTGTGGCTCTGAAGGAGCTCGCGGAGATCAATGCGATTCCTGTGGGAAATTGATCGATGCGGTGGAATTGAAGAATCCAGTAAGTAAAATTTCGGGTTCCAAACCTGTAATCAGAGAAACAACCCACTGGTATTTAAACTTACCAAAATTCGAAAAAGAATTGAAAGAATGGCTGAATACAAAATCTTACTGGAAAGATAATGTTCTCAATTTCATCAATAATTTTTTAAATGAAGGGCTGCTGGAAAGAGCCATAACCAGAGACATCGACTGGGGTGTTCCAGTTCCACTGGAAGATGCTGATAAGAAAGTGCTTTATGTTTGGTTTGATGCACCGATCGGTTATGTTTCATCAACAATAGAATGGGCTCAAAAATTCGGAAAACCTGATCTCTGGAAAGATTATTGGCTCGATAAAGAAAATACCAAACTTATCCACTTTATCGGCAAAGATAACATTATTTTCCACACTATCTTCTTCCCATCTTTCCTGATGGAGCAGGATAAACCTTATGTTCTTCCACACGATGTTCCCGCCAATGAATTTCTAAATCTGGAAGGACGTAAGATGAGTACCAGCAAGAACTGGACGGTGTGGGTAAACGATTTCCTGAAATACTTTGATGGAGAATATCTGCGCTATTATCTGGCAGCAAATGCTCCCGAAACCAAAGACAGCGATTTTTATTGGAAGGAATTTCAGCAAGCCATAAATAACGATCTTGCGAACATTCTGGGAAATCTGGCAAATCGTGTTTTTGCCTTTAGTAAAAAGTATTTTGATGGTAAGATAACAAAGCCAGAAGAATTTTCTGAGACTTCCCAAAAAGTATTGAATGAAGCTGAAAAACTTGTGAATGAGATAAAAAATTCATATCAAACTTATCAAGTGCGCAAAGCCTCAAAACTATGCGTAGATATTGCTCGGATCGGCAATAAATATTTCGATGAAACTCAACCTTGGAAGTCAATAAAAGAATCCGAAGAAAAAGCTAATGAAACGCTTTACGTTTGTGCCGAACTGCTTAGATTAGTTTCGATCACTTTTTATCCAATCATTCCAAAAAGCAGTAAAAAACTAAGAGATTTATTGGGAATAAGTTCAAAAATCAGATGGGAAAATATTGATGAAAATATTGATCAATATTTTATTGGAGAAATTGCACCACTTTTCAGAAAGATCGATGATGAAGAAATTGATAAACAATTGGAAATGTTGAAAGCTGCATCAAAAGCAGCGGAAAAACCCAAATTCAACGAACATAAACCACAGATAACCTATGAAGATTTCATGAAACTGGAATTCCGCATTGTGAAAGTGTTGGAAGCTGCTAATATCCCCAAATCCAAGAAACTACTAAAGCTGAAAGTTGACGTGGGAAATGGTGAACAGAGAAGCGTTGTAGCAGGTATTTCGCAACATTATGAACCAGAAGAAATGGTCGGTCGAAAAGTGCCGATGCTGATAAATCTGCAGCCGAGAAAGGTGATGGGTGTGGAATCTCAAGCCATGATTTTGGCAGCTCATGATGAAGAGAAATTGACAATTCTGGTTCCCGAAAAAAATGTGAAAGAAGGAAGCGAAGTTTCCTGA
- a CDS encoding sensor domain-containing diguanylate cyclase: MSNQENYEGVFQNSIDAQVIIDPDSGNIIKVNDAVLDLFNLSEEEIIDKNFDKMFLQEVEKPSPKAFMQNAAFRDGVIFREFRNNKGEVIPVEIIFSLIPWSGKTAMLASMRNIRERKAAELELAEAYRKLEILSRTDPLTNLANRRALLDNMNHEKFRFERSHETFSIIICDIDNYKFINDNYGHNAGDFVLKEIGNIMINKLRKQDIVGRWGGDEFLMILPQTNVDGARILANIIRERIDSHVFKYKDFKIKLTMSFGTSEFKESFSIHECIRSADEALYQAKKEGKNKVK, encoded by the coding sequence ATGAGTAATCAAGAAAATTATGAAGGTGTATTTCAGAATTCGATCGATGCTCAGGTCATTATTGATCCTGATTCTGGTAATATTATCAAAGTAAATGATGCTGTTTTGGATCTGTTCAATCTTTCCGAAGAGGAAATTATTGATAAGAATTTCGATAAAATGTTTCTGCAGGAAGTGGAAAAGCCCTCACCAAAAGCATTTATGCAGAATGCCGCTTTTCGTGACGGGGTTATCTTTCGTGAATTTCGCAATAATAAAGGCGAAGTTATTCCTGTGGAAATAATTTTCTCTCTGATTCCCTGGTCTGGAAAAACTGCAATGCTGGCTTCCATGCGAAATATTCGAGAAAGAAAGGCAGCTGAACTTGAACTGGCAGAAGCCTATCGAAAACTGGAAATTCTTTCCCGAACAGATCCCTTGACCAATTTGGCAAATCGTAGAGCTCTTCTGGATAATATGAACCATGAAAAATTCAGATTCGAAAGAAGCCATGAAACTTTTTCAATCATTATTTGTGATATTGATAATTACAAATTCATTAACGATAATTATGGGCATAATGCCGGAGATTTTGTACTGAAAGAAATCGGTAATATCATGATTAATAAGCTTCGTAAACAGGATATCGTTGGACGCTGGGGTGGCGATGAATTTCTGATGATTCTTCCTCAGACTAATGTGGATGGAGCCAGAATTCTGGCCAACATAATTCGTGAAAGAATCGATTCTCATGTGTTTAAATACAAAGATTTCAAGATAAAACTCACCATGTCTTTTGGTACATCGGAATTTAAAGAATCTTTCAGCATTCATGAATGTATTCGATCTGCAGATGAAGCTTTGTATCAAGCTAAAAAAGAGGGCAAAAATAAAGTTAAATAA